The Fusarium keratoplasticum isolate Fu6.1 chromosome 4, whole genome shotgun sequence genome contains the following window.
CTATTTGAGCAACACAATAAACAGCCAGAGCCTTGTTGTCTGTCTCTGACTCCCTGAGGTCCTGGCCTGGGCAGGTATGTCTCCTCGCCTGGCACTCGACATGACAGCAACATGAGGTCTGTGAGCCCGACACATATGGAGCTGGCATGCCCTCATCCACACATACACATTCCCTCGTCAAATCTTCGAAGTTGGAGATTGCCATCATCCATGAACGTAGCCATCACACCCCAACCTATCCATCCCATGTTATGACTCTTAACCTGAGGCGGGATTGAAGGCCCGCTAGGTGCATTCGAGTCTAGCAAGTCTGTTTTGTTGATCCTTCTCCTGACGGTCGCGACTCAAGTTCTGTgtcgttgaccttgagcaggCATCCTGGACGATCCCCAGCACCCAACCAACCCGCCGACTTATGTCACCCCCGACGCCCATTCCCTGCTCGCACAAGTCCAAAAACGCTCCTGGAGTCCATTCCCGTGGGCTCAGCCTGAAATCGAGGGGAGCCAACCCAGAGCGGACGACCACGTCTCACACAGAACCTGAGTGACAAAATAAGAGTTTTCTCACCGCCTTAACCTTCAGATAGCGCAGAATTCGCGCCACACATCAATGGCTGTCTCAAGCGATCTTGAGCATCCGCAGAGGCAGACCAGGGATACGTCCCACTGAGAACGCATAGGTTTTGTCTTGAATCCCAACACCGTAACACGGGGCACCAGCTCACAATGTGATTGTTCTTGTCCATTTTGGCCATCCAACGGGTCAACCACTTGGTTGGACCCAACCACTCCCGTGCATGGAAGCGTTTCAGAGGTTCTCCACGATGATGCAGCCAAACCTGATGATAAGCGTGCCACAATTCAAACAGTCCGTGAGGCAGCCTTCCATGGCATAAGGCTTGAGATATCCGCGATGGAAACTGTCAAGATGCGATGAACCTGACAAACGTTCTGCATTGCATGCAATCTCACAACATAGTAACAGGCTGAGACGTCGCGTAGGCCAGGCGTCGCGGTGACCTTCCAGTGGCCGGGGTGTTGTTCCGTCGTGGTGATGATCTCAGCCAGAGGACGTTGggggatgagatgatggcattggcTCGGTACGCGTCGCGCCGGCGCAGGGCGCACGTTAGCCAAGGTACCGGACAATCTCTGGGTTGAGTTGGCCGGGTTCCCGTCATTTTTGCAGGTTGCAAGAGCTGGGGCCCTGAGTTGTTCGGTTGCCGCGCCCCACATCTTTCCACTGATCGGCTCGCGAGGTGCAGGTCACGTGGTCAGGGCTCCTTCCCACCCATTGAAGGTTCCGCGCACAAAAAATTATCGAGCGCAGTGCACCGACGGCCCTCTTTGACAAAACACCAAGCGGCCCAAGCCAGGTAAATTCCCATCCTTACCTCTTCGCCCTCGATCCTCCATACTAACCCACAGCTTCACAGCATCTACCGTGAAGAAGAGCCACCATGGGTAGAGTCATTCGCAACCAGCGCAAGGGTCGTGGATCCATTTTCAGTCAGTACCGATCGAGCCTCCCGACGATATCGAAGTTTCGAAAATACTAACATCCAGGAAAGCGGCCAACACGCGCCTGAACAAGGCTCCCGCCAAGTTCCGCAACCTCGACTACGCCGAGCGCCATGGCTACCTCCGAGGTGTCGTCCGCGAGATCGTTCACGATGCTGGCAAGTTCCCCGACGAGCTTTCCCAAGAATTTATTTTTTCGACGGAAACCACAGACACATTGGCCATGGAGGAACGACGACTAACCAGAATTGTTTTGTGCAGGTCGAGGTGCTCCCCTCGCCAAGGTCGTGTTCCGCCACCCCTACCGATTCAAGCAGGTCACCGAGACcttcatcgccaacgaggGCATGTACACCGGCCAGTTCATCTACGCCGGAAAGAAGGCTGCCCTGACCGTCGGCAACGTCCTTCCCCTCGGTGAGATGCCTGAGGGTACCGTCGTCTCGAacgtcgaggagaagattgGCGACCGTGGTACTCTCGGCCGCACCTCCGGCAACTACATCACCATTGTCGGCCACAACCCCGATGAGGGCAAGACCCGCATCAAGCTCCCCTCCGGTGCCAAGAAGGTTGTCCACTCCAAGTCCCGAGGAATGATCGGTAttgttgctggtggtggccgaACCGACAAGCCCCTCCTGAGTACGTTTTCCCTGGTAGCAAGATTGGTGGGAACGGATTGCTGACATCGGAAACAGAGGCTTCTCGTGCCAAGCACAAGTTCGCTGTCAAGCGCAACAGCTGGCCCAAGACCCGTGGTGTTGCCATGAACCCCGTCGACCATCCCCACGGTGGTGTACGTATCCCCAGGATTGACTCACGAAAATCAGAAGAGCTGACACTCGACACAGGGTAACCACCAACATATTGGTAAGGCTTCTACCATCTCCCGATACGCCGCCCAGGGTCAGAAGGCCGGTCTTATCGCTGCCCGGAGGACGGGTCTTCTCCGTGGTACCCAGAAGACGAAGGAGTAAGATGGCGGCTGGTTCATGGTCTCATTGGGATGGTGTTATACTGGCTTGCTTGCATCTATTGATGGTACTGCTGAGAGCAGATGGCTGGTAGCTCAAAGGGCAAGTACTATGGCATTTGGCGCAAAAAATCTGAAGGCCGTTTCTGTGTGAACGATGTGCGCTGCGCGAAGAAGTGAGATACCAGGAATACCAGAGATGGGCTTGCGTCGTGAGGAGCCTGCTTGATCGGTAATGATGTCCGATTGTCAATCTACAGTTAAAGCCAACCACGTGCCTGCCTGCCAATCCGTGGATGCATCTCGTCAAGGTTCGCGATGGATCATGGCCAAGGGTCACCTGCTGCTATGATGCGGGTAGCCGGGTCAACTAGTCCTTGCCGAAGTGATCGTATGATGGTGATCTCGATTGAATTGAATGCTTGTCTACCTTTCCTATCTTTCAACTCCACAGTTACAAACACTCTCAACACCAATTGCTTTCTGCCACCAACCGAGACAATGCTCGCGAGACCATCCACAGCCCGTCTTCCCTCCCTCGTCTGCCGCACGTGGGCTCGCCGCCTCTCAGGCGTCGCTCCCACTCggacgccgacgacgacgctggCCCCACGTCGACTGGACCTGAACcccaccaagaccatcaacccCTCCATCCGTCTCAAACTCTTCCCTTCGAGAGCTGCATCTACACCATCATCTTTTGTATTTACTAGACAATTGAACACCATGGCCCCCGTTAAAGAGTTTTCCCTCCTCTGCCTGGAGAACCCTCTCCTCGGTGAGTCTTGTCAAAGCTTGAATACCCCTCAATGAACAAATCTTACTCCCTTACACCGACATGTTAAGTCTTGGATTGCGTGCTGACGGTTACCTTTTTGTCCCTCCCCCGCAGACATCCAGGCCGTCGGTGACCAGGCCCTGCTCGACAAGTACggcctcaaggccaacgatgccatcctcgccgaggagaagcacATCCCTCTCTATGAggacctcctcaacaactACGATGCCAAGCTCATCGCCGGCGGTGCTGCCCAGAACAGCGCCCGAGGTGCCCAGTACATCCTCCCTCCCAACAGCGTCGTCTACATCGGCGGTGCCGGCGACGACAAGTACTCTGCCATCCTCCACgacgccgtcaaggccgCTGGCCTCCGTGTCGAGTACCGCGTCGACCCCAAGGAGAAGACTGGCCGCTGcggcgccatcatcactGGCCACAACCGAAGCCTGTGCACCGACCTCGGTGCTGCCAACCACTACGACGTGGACCACCTGAAGCAGCCCGAGATTTGGAAGCTCGTCGAGAACGCCGAGGTGTACTACGTCGGTGGCTTCCACTTCACTGGTGAGAGAGAGCTCCAGCAGCTTAGCTCACGTTCAATTGCGCTAATATAAACCAGTCTGCCCccccgccatcatggagcTTGCCAAGCAGGCTGCTGAGCACAACAAGATCTTtgtcctctccctctctgccCCCTTCATCCCCCAGTTCTTCaaggaggttgttgatgccagCGCCCCCTACTGGGACTACATCATCGGTAACGAGACCGAGGCCGCTGCTTACGCCGAGTCCCACGGCCTGCCCAgcaaggagcccaaggacgTCGTCAAGCACCTTGCCAACCTCCCCAAGGAGAACACCAAGCGAAAGCGAGTTGCCATTGTCACTCAGGGCACTGATCCTACCCTTGTTGCCATccagggcgaggagggtATCAAGGAGTTCCCCGTCCACGCCATCGAGACCGAGAAGATCAACGACACCAACGGTGCCGGTGACGCCTTTGCCGGTGGTCTCCTTGCCGGTATCCTCGAGGGCAAGTCCCTTGAGACCAGCATCGACCTCGGCCAGTGGCTCGCCCGTCTCAGCATCCAGGAGCTTGGACCTTCGTAAGTTCACCCCCACGAGCACGATTGATTCTACCACCTCGCAAGACATTGATTGCAACTTCATTTCTTCTACCTATCTTCCCCTACAGCCACCATCACGATGGCTCCTCCACAAGGGCACCAGTCCCCGGAATCATCTCAGAAAAGTCTCGGCTAACCGTCTCCCGCAGATACCCCTTCCCCAAGCAGACCTACCAGGGTGCTTAAACCCATAAACAACTCATCTTGCGTATCCTTCATCAAGGGACTGAATGTGGTTTGGCGttgagagggaaaagggaaaCGGTTTCAACAACGGCGTTTGCATCCAATGGGAGAGAGAA
Protein-coding sequences here:
- a CDS encoding 60S ribosomal protein L2 codes for the protein MGRVIRNQRKGRGSIFTANTRLNKAPAKFRNLDYAERHGYLRGVVREIVHDAGRGAPLAKVVFRHPYRFKQVTETFIANEGMYTGQFIYAGKKAALTVGNVLPLGEMPEGTVVSNVEEKIGDRGTLGRTSGNYITIVGHNPDEGKTRIKLPSGAKKVVHSKSRGMIGIVAGGGRTDKPLLKASRAKHKFAVKRNSWPKTRGVAMNPVDHPHGGGNHQHIGKASTISRYAAQGQKAGLIAARRTGLLRGTQKTKE
- a CDS encoding Adenosine kinase, which codes for MMVISIELNACLPFLSFNSTVTNTLNTNCFLPPTETMLARPSTARLPSLVCRTWARRLSGVAPTRTPTTTLAPRRLDLNPTKTINPSIRLKLFPSRAASTPSSFVFTRQLNTMAPVKEFSLLCLENPLLDIQAVGDQALLDKYGLKANDAILAEEKHIPLYEDLLNNYDAKLIAGGAAQNSARGAQYILPPNSVVYIGGAGDDKYSAILHDAVKAAGLRVEYRVDPKEKTGRCGAIITGHNRSLCTDLGAANHYDVDHLKQPEIWKLVENAEVYYVGGFHFTVCPPAIMELAKQAAEHNKIFVLSLSAPFIPQFFKEVVDASAPYWDYIIGNETEAAAYAESHGLPSKEPKDVVKHLANLPKENTKRKRVAIVTQGTDPTLVAIQGEEGIKEFPVHAIETEKINDTNGAGDAFAGGLLAGILEGKSLETSIDLGQWLARLSIQELGPSYPFPKQTYQGA